A single Streptomyces sp. 2114.4 DNA region contains:
- a CDS encoding DUF5999 family protein — protein sequence MCQHQPPCPSADSTDREAAHLVAHHPEQGWSLLCNGVLLFEDTGELLPDGQVIAPHRTRATAAA from the coding sequence ATGTGCCAGCACCAACCGCCATGCCCGTCAGCCGACTCCACCGACCGGGAGGCCGCACACCTCGTGGCGCACCACCCGGAACAGGGCTGGAGCCTGCTCTGCAACGGTGTCCTGCTCTTCGAGGACACCGGTGAGCTGCTGCCGGACGGGCAGGTCATCGCCCCGCACCGCACTCGCGCCACCGCCGCCGCCTGA